One Caretta caretta isolate rCarCar2 chromosome 24, rCarCar1.hap1, whole genome shotgun sequence genomic region harbors:
- the LOC142070069 gene encoding uncharacterized protein LOC142070069, whose product MASSAPGQFSYSPQSQGNGGNPAAPSSAITSKPKGGRVGSAQQEFLLPPPRIFNQTALPSNNLGLIYRLMDATVSSPSVLVQTLPGSFPDIYDGDTKKWEEHFHSIQRAYKEFGKDDDLAIRVLTEDFTLPFPFTWPAEGEASLQPSYDPTDCSSFDFFLHPGKPVPRILQPLHATTQAFFKKRRLEQLALSYASQGSQGPPAQGATPPMQTDVVMITSLPHVSTSTIPGEPTFLLKDVKGLRNIQPAPVAVSNPAPPQL is encoded by the exons ATGGCTTCCTCAGCCCCAGGCCAATTCAGTTACTCACCTCAGAGCCAAG GCAATGGAGGGAACCCAGCTGCTCcgtcctcagccatcacctccaAGCCCAAAGGAGGAAGAGTAGGGAGCGCCCAGCAAGAATTCCTGCTCCCCCCACCACGCATTTTCAACCAGACAGCTCTGCCAAGCAACAACCTAGGGCTCATCTACAGACTGATGGATGCCACTGTGTCCTCGCCCTCAGTGCTGGTCCAGACCCTGCCGGGGTCCTTCCCAGACATCTATGATGGAGACACCAAGAAGTGGGAGGAGCATTTCCACAGCATCCAGAGGGCCTACAAGGAATTTGGCAAGGATGATGACTTGGCCATCCGGGTGCTGACTGAGGACTTCACCCTGCCATTCCCATTTACCTGGCCGGCTGAAGGTGAGGCATCCCTGCAGCCATCCTATGACCCCACCGACTGCTCCAGCTTCGACTTCTTCCTGCACCCAGGCAAACCCGTGCCTCGGATACTGCAGCCGCTGCATGCCACCACCCAGGCCTTCTTCAAGAAGAGACGCCTGGAGCAGCTGGCCCTCAGCTATGCCAGCCAGGGTTCCCAGGGGCCACCGGCACAAGGAGCCACTCCCCCGATGCAGACAGACGTTGTGATGATCACCAGCCTGCCGCATGTGAGCACCTCCACCATTCCTGGAGAACCCACCTTCCTTCTAAAGGATGTCAAAGGCCTGAGGAACATCCAGCCTGCCCCTGTGGCAGTCTCCAATCCTGCCCCACCACAGCTA